One Nostoc sp. CENA543 genomic window, ACATCACCCCAACCCCTAGATCAATTACTCAACCAACTAGATCGGGATTTTGCCATACCCTTACTAGCGCAATGTCGAAAAATTGCCCAACTAGACAATCAGACTACACCAGCAGAGCAAGAAATTATCACTGCGATCGCCAATAAATTTGATATTGAATAGCACTTAAAAGTCATTCCATTTACTCAGAATCCATACTAAGCGATCATAAATTTCCCAACCCCCAATCCCCAGTCCCCCATCCCTCACTCCGAAAATTTTAAGCAATACTTGTACAAGAAGTAAGTTTACGCAAAATGCAAAAATGGCAATTCAACTAAGTGACAAGCCTTTACTAGAGTGGGCAGGAGATACGCTAGCGATCGCACTATTTGAAGAAGCGGTAGAGTTAACAGGGGAACTCGCAACTTTAGATGGGCAGTTTGCTGGCATTTTAAAAGAAGTCATTGCCGAAGAAGAATTTACAGGGAAAGCCAACAGCACCGTTTTTACCCGCGTCAGTGGTGCTAGTCCAGTTAAAAAAATCATTTTGGTGGGTTTAGGAAAAGCCGATAACCTCAAATTAGAAACCCTGAGACGGACGGCTGCGGCTGTCGGCAAAGTCGCCAAAAAACAAAAAAGTAAAGTTTTAGGCTTGAGTTTTCCCTTGTGGAACAATGATCCAACCGCCACTGTACAAGCACTGGCTGAAGGCGTACAACTAGCCCTATACCAAGATATCCGCTTTAAATCAGACCCAGAAGATAAAGCCTCACAGGTCGAGACTATCGAATTTCTGGGTTTTGCTGGCCAAGAAGCTGCCATTACCAAAGCCAATCAAATTGTTTCCGGCGTGATTTTAGCCAGACAACTAGTAGCCGCACCAGCCAACACCGTAACACCAATTACGATGGCAGAAACAGCCCAACAAATTGCCCAAGACCACGGTTTGCATCTGGAAATTCTAGAACAAGCCGACTGTGAAAAATTGGGGATGGGTGCTTTTTTAGGTGTGGCGCAAGCTTCTGATTTACCACCGAAATTTATTCACCTCACCTACAAACCAGAAGGCACACCTAAACGAAAATTAGGAATCATCGGTAAAGGTTTAACTTTTGATTCCGGTGGATTGAATATCAAAGGAGCAGGTAGCGGCATCGAAACCATGAAAATTGATATGGGTGGTGCAGCCGCAACTTTAGGCGCAGCCAAAGCGATCGCCCAACTCAAACCTGATGCTGAAGTTCACTTTATTTCAGCCGTTACCGAAAACATGATTAGCGGTCACGCTATGCACCCAGGAGACATCCTTACTGCATCTAACGGCAAAACTATCGAAGTTAATAACACCGATGCTGAAGGACGTTTAACTTTAGCAGATGCTTTAGTTTTTGCTGACAAATTAGGCTTAGATGCCATTGTCGATTTAGCCACCCTGACTGGTGCCTGTGTCATTGCCTTGGGTGACGACATTGCCGGGTTGTACTCTCCTGATGATGCTTTAGCCAAACAGCTAGAGCAAGCCTCAGCCACTTCAGGCGAAAAAATTTGGCGAATGCCAATGGAAGACAAATATTTTGAAGGCTTAAAATCCGGTATTGCCGACATGAAAAACACCGGCCCCCGTCCTGGTGGTTCAATTACCGCCGCCTTATTCCTCAAACAGTTCGTCAAAGACACAGCCTGGGCGCACTTAGACATAGCCGGGCCAGTTTGGGCAGACAAAGACAACGGCTACAACAACACCGGCGCAACCGGCTTTGGCGTGAGAATGTTGGTTGATTGGGTACTGGAGACTGGGGAATAGGAATTTTAGATTTTGGATTTTGAATTTTGGATTGGATTCAATCTCAAATCCAAAATTGAAAGGTTGGGTACTGGAGACTGGGAGGCAGAGGGGCTGATGGGAAAAATCTCATCCCTAATCCCCAATCCCTAATCCCCAATCCCCGATCCCCAATCCCCAATAATTCGTGCTATTGTTGGCTTACCGTCATCAGTTGTTGCAAAAGTAACAAGACTAACTTGACGGTAAGAAA contains:
- a CDS encoding leucyl aminopeptidase — encoded protein: MAIQLSDKPLLEWAGDTLAIALFEEAVELTGELATLDGQFAGILKEVIAEEEFTGKANSTVFTRVSGASPVKKIILVGLGKADNLKLETLRRTAAAVGKVAKKQKSKVLGLSFPLWNNDPTATVQALAEGVQLALYQDIRFKSDPEDKASQVETIEFLGFAGQEAAITKANQIVSGVILARQLVAAPANTVTPITMAETAQQIAQDHGLHLEILEQADCEKLGMGAFLGVAQASDLPPKFIHLTYKPEGTPKRKLGIIGKGLTFDSGGLNIKGAGSGIETMKIDMGGAAATLGAAKAIAQLKPDAEVHFISAVTENMISGHAMHPGDILTASNGKTIEVNNTDAEGRLTLADALVFADKLGLDAIVDLATLTGACVIALGDDIAGLYSPDDALAKQLEQASATSGEKIWRMPMEDKYFEGLKSGIADMKNTGPRPGGSITAALFLKQFVKDTAWAHLDIAGPVWADKDNGYNNTGATGFGVRMLVDWVLETGE